The following coding sequences lie in one Peribacillus frigoritolerans genomic window:
- a CDS encoding Crp/Fnr family transcriptional regulator: MNELSLSNRMHAILHNKQQVKHMEKGRYLFQESTPASDLYYIIKGKVEVSKVVPDGRELTIRISSENDLVGETVLFSQNPKYMMNAKMMEDGTVAVISKEALEEKIASDSHLAVEMMTWLSAQNRKNQAKFRDMLLHGKKGAFYSTLIRLSNSYGTEAEDGKVINLPFTNQELANFCGTSREVVNRMLAQLRKNNVISIKKGRITILDFDYLKQEIDCENCPIEICTID, from the coding sequence ATGAATGAATTATCGTTATCTAATCGGATGCATGCAATTTTACATAATAAACAACAAGTTAAACATATGGAAAAAGGACGCTACCTTTTTCAGGAGAGCACCCCAGCAAGTGATTTGTATTACATTATTAAAGGGAAAGTGGAAGTGAGCAAGGTTGTTCCCGACGGTCGGGAATTAACTATACGCATTAGTTCAGAGAATGATTTGGTTGGGGAAACCGTCTTGTTTTCTCAAAATCCTAAATATATGATGAATGCAAAAATGATGGAAGATGGAACTGTTGCAGTTATTTCCAAAGAAGCATTAGAAGAAAAAATCGCCTCAGATAGCCATCTTGCAGTCGAGATGATGACATGGTTATCCGCTCAAAACCGTAAAAATCAGGCTAAATTCCGCGATATGCTCCTGCACGGTAAGAAAGGTGCATTTTACTCCACCCTCATCCGTTTATCAAATAGCTATGGCACTGAAGCAGAAGACGGTAAAGTTATCAATCTTCCATTTACAAACCAAGAACTCGCCAATTTTTGCGGCACATCCCGCGAGGTGGTCAATCGAATGCTTGCTCAATTAAGGAAAAACAATGTCATCTCCATTAAAAAGGGACGCATTACGATTCTTGACTTTGATTATTTGAAACAGGAAATCGACTGTGAAAACTGTCCAATAGAAATCTGTACCATCGATTGA
- the argC gene encoding N-acetyl-gamma-glutamyl-phosphate reductase, with the protein MNVSIVGATGYGGMELIRFLNNHPQFKIKSLHTSSQFGRSLYEDNAHLMHMKDTLEKIDPEAIAKKSDIVFLATPSGVSSQLISEFSDLDIKVIDLSGDLRLQTPGEYEHWYKKPAAPQHIIEEAVYGLAEWNAEAIKKATIIANPGCYPTASLLGLAPLFTEGLAGAAADVTIDAKSGVSGAGKSLSAVTHYSEMNENFKIYKVNQHQHIPEIEQQLGRWSSGLQPITFNTHLVPMTRGIMATMYLKVNRETSNVELKDLYETVYENHPFVRVQPLDRFPSTKQVYGSNFCDIGIDYDERTGKVTVVSVIDNLVKGAAGQAIQNANILMGLEETAGLWNSPIYP; encoded by the coding sequence ATGAACGTATCAATAGTAGGTGCAACGGGTTATGGAGGAATGGAACTAATAAGATTTTTGAATAATCATCCGCAATTTAAAATAAAATCATTGCATACTTCATCCCAATTTGGTCGAAGTTTATATGAAGATAATGCACATTTAATGCATATGAAAGATACATTAGAAAAAATTGATCCGGAAGCGATTGCAAAAAAATCCGATATTGTATTTCTTGCAACTCCTTCCGGTGTTTCCTCGCAATTGATTTCGGAATTTTCTGACCTTGACATTAAAGTGATCGACCTATCAGGAGACCTCAGGCTTCAAACTCCAGGTGAATACGAGCACTGGTATAAAAAGCCGGCTGCGCCTCAGCATATTATTGAAGAGGCCGTATACGGATTGGCTGAATGGAATGCCGAAGCAATAAAAAAAGCGACGATTATTGCAAATCCTGGGTGCTACCCAACCGCTTCACTATTAGGTCTTGCCCCTTTATTCACTGAAGGGTTGGCGGGAGCGGCTGCCGATGTGACCATTGATGCAAAATCCGGGGTTTCAGGGGCGGGTAAATCACTTTCGGCAGTTACCCATTATAGTGAAATGAATGAGAACTTTAAGATATATAAGGTAAATCAACATCAACACATACCGGAAATCGAACAACAGCTTGGGAGATGGTCATCAGGTTTACAGCCTATTACCTTTAATACACATCTTGTTCCAATGACAAGAGGGATTATGGCCACGATGTATTTAAAGGTAAATCGGGAAACCTCAAATGTTGAATTAAAGGATTTATACGAAACCGTATACGAGAACCACCCATTTGTCCGGGTACAGCCCCTTGACCGCTTTCCATCCACGAAACAGGTATATGGATCGAACTTTTGCGACATTGGCATCGATTACGATGAAAGGACAGGTAAGGTAACGGTGGTTTCGGTTATTGATAATTTAGTGAAGGGTGCTGCAGGGCAGGCCATTCAAAATGCAAATATATTAATGGGACTAGAAGAAACGGCAGGACTATGGAACAGTCCGATATATCCGTAA
- the argJ gene encoding bifunctional ornithine acetyltransferase/N-acetylglutamate synthase — protein MNTLQQVEEIKHIQEGNILMPQGFKASGVHAGLRYSKKDVGIIFTDVPASAAAVYTQNIVQAAPINVTKDSIAVTGKLHGIVVNSACANACTGEQGLKDAKEMRKLAAQKFGLEDHSFAVASTGVIGEFMEMEKVRKGIESLQPENTPEAAEAFGTAILTTDIVTKSCGYETIIDGKTVKMGGAAKGSGMIHPNMATMLGFITTDAVIEPADLQQALSSITNDTFNQITVDGDCSTNDMVLVLANGEANNEPLTPDHPEWFIFLELLKQTSENLAKQIAKDGEGATKLIEVNVHGMNTKQDSQMMAKTIVGSNLVKTAAFGADANWGRIIAAMGRSGVVFNPDQTTIVFGDIVVLKDGEPIMFSEEDAKAYLENESIIIHVYLKDGNESGTAWGCDLTYDYVKINGSYRS, from the coding sequence ATGAATACACTACAGCAGGTTGAAGAAATCAAACATATTCAAGAAGGAAACATTTTAATGCCCCAAGGGTTCAAAGCGTCAGGTGTCCATGCAGGATTACGCTATTCTAAAAAGGACGTTGGCATCATCTTCACCGATGTTCCAGCATCAGCCGCGGCCGTTTATACACAAAATATAGTTCAAGCAGCTCCAATCAATGTAACGAAAGACAGCATTGCCGTTACTGGGAAACTACACGGCATTGTAGTGAATAGTGCTTGTGCGAATGCTTGTACAGGTGAACAGGGTTTAAAAGATGCAAAGGAAATGAGGAAGCTTGCTGCTCAAAAGTTCGGTTTGGAGGACCATTCATTTGCAGTGGCTTCAACGGGAGTCATAGGGGAATTCATGGAAATGGAAAAGGTAAGGAAGGGCATAGAGTCATTGCAGCCAGAAAATACACCTGAAGCTGCTGAAGCTTTTGGTACAGCCATTTTAACAACGGATATCGTAACGAAGAGCTGTGGTTATGAAACAATCATTGACGGTAAAACCGTGAAAATGGGCGGTGCTGCAAAGGGATCGGGAATGATTCATCCAAACATGGCCACAATGCTCGGCTTCATTACGACGGATGCTGTAATTGAACCGGCTGATTTACAGCAAGCACTATCCTCGATTACAAATGATACATTCAATCAAATCACGGTTGACGGCGACTGTTCAACGAACGACATGGTGTTGGTACTCGCGAATGGAGAAGCGAACAATGAGCCTTTGACGCCTGACCATCCGGAATGGTTCATCTTCCTGGAATTATTAAAGCAAACTTCGGAAAATCTCGCCAAACAAATTGCGAAAGACGGAGAAGGTGCCACAAAACTGATAGAAGTGAATGTTCATGGCATGAATACGAAGCAAGATTCACAGATGATGGCGAAGACGATCGTTGGGTCAAATCTAGTGAAAACGGCAGCTTTTGGAGCGGATGCAAACTGGGGACGAATCATTGCTGCGATGGGAAGAAGCGGAGTGGTATTCAATCCGGATCAAACAACGATCGTTTTTGGTGACATTGTCGTACTTAAAGATGGTGAGCCAATCATGTTTTCTGAGGAAGATGCCAAAGCATACTTGGAAAATGAAAGTATCATCATTCATGTTTATTTGAAAGATGGTAATGAATCAGGCACGGCATGGGGCTGCGATTTAACCTATGATTATGTGAAAATAAACGGAAGCTATCGTTCGTAA
- the argB gene encoding acetylglutamate kinase: MDILVIKCGGSIINELSESFFNSVKELQNRGYHIVFVHGGGPDINSMLEKFEIEPVFEDGLRKTTTEVLEIVELMLAGKSNRSLVHKLEAHGIKAVGLNGSDGGILTGDYIDEQKLGAVGEIQQVNTELFGLLFEKGYCPVLTPISTTEEGTKLNVNADMAAGSVAKALSADMCLFVTDVKGVLKNGQIIEKLNETETKNMIMDGSIHGGMIPKVNTALSVLNKGIEEVMIVSGKDHFYQGGQFIGTKFLQEEGVLQ, from the coding sequence ATGGACATATTAGTCATTAAGTGCGGCGGCAGCATCATTAACGAGTTATCGGAGTCGTTTTTCAATAGTGTTAAAGAGTTACAAAACCGCGGCTACCATATCGTCTTTGTGCATGGAGGCGGCCCTGATATAAATTCAATGCTTGAAAAATTTGAAATTGAACCTGTATTTGAAGATGGGTTAAGGAAAACGACCACTGAAGTGTTGGAAATTGTGGAACTTATGCTGGCAGGCAAATCAAACCGCAGCCTCGTTCATAAATTGGAAGCTCATGGCATCAAGGCAGTCGGTTTAAATGGCTCTGATGGCGGAATTCTCACAGGTGATTATATCGATGAACAGAAACTTGGAGCTGTTGGTGAAATACAACAAGTCAATACGGAATTATTCGGCCTTTTATTTGAAAAAGGTTATTGTCCGGTATTGACGCCCATTTCAACTACCGAAGAAGGCACTAAATTAAATGTGAATGCCGATATGGCTGCAGGATCTGTAGCGAAGGCACTATCGGCCGATATGTGTTTATTTGTGACCGATGTTAAAGGGGTCTTGAAGAACGGGCAGATCATTGAGAAATTGAATGAAACGGAAACGAAGAATATGATCATGGATGGAAGTATCCATGGGGGAATGATCCCGAAGGTCAATACAGCGTTGTCGGTGCTGAATAAAGGGATTGAAGAAGTGATGATCGTTAGTGGGAAAGATCATTTTTATCAAGGCGGTCAATTCATCGGTACGAAATTTCTTCAGGAGGAAGGGGTATTACAATGA
- a CDS encoding acetylornithine transaminase, producing the protein MSSLFPTYARWNIEPRKASGLKITSVTGKEYLDFTSGIGVLNLGHCHEKVKMAVTEQLDKYWHVSNMFQSSIQERTAKMLADASGLSQVFFANSGAEANEAAIKLARKATGKSKIVTCQQSFHGRTFATMAATGQEKIKTGFGPMLASFEYVPFNDNDAMTAAIDENTAAVMIEIVQGEGGIHVVQQSYLDAIQTKCQEHDVLIIIDEIQTGIGRTGKPFAFQHFNIQPDIITSAKGLGNGLPIGAMIGKEALAEFFNPGSHGSTFGGNPVSVSAAEAVLKEIFHSGFLKETVKKAEYLKSELAKALKGMEEVKEIRGLGMMVGIECKQDVQVFLMELQEEGLLVLSAGPKVLRLLPSLTVTEAEIDRAINKIKKVLAIKQTV; encoded by the coding sequence ATGAGTTCTTTATTTCCAACATATGCAAGATGGAACATTGAGCCGAGAAAAGCGTCAGGATTGAAGATTACGAGTGTAACAGGTAAAGAGTATTTGGATTTCACATCCGGAATCGGGGTACTGAATCTTGGACATTGTCATGAGAAGGTAAAAATGGCCGTCACGGAACAGCTTGATAAATATTGGCATGTATCGAATATGTTTCAAAGTTCCATACAGGAACGGACAGCAAAAATGCTGGCTGATGCCTCTGGTTTAAGTCAGGTGTTCTTTGCCAACAGTGGCGCCGAGGCGAATGAGGCAGCTATCAAACTAGCACGTAAAGCTACCGGGAAAAGCAAAATTGTCACATGTCAGCAGTCTTTCCATGGCCGTACGTTTGCAACGATGGCTGCAACCGGGCAGGAAAAAATCAAGACTGGTTTCGGACCGATGCTAGCTTCGTTCGAATATGTTCCATTTAATGATAATGATGCCATGACAGCAGCCATCGATGAAAATACGGCAGCTGTAATGATTGAAATCGTTCAAGGAGAAGGCGGCATCCATGTTGTACAGCAATCATATCTGGACGCGATTCAAACTAAATGCCAAGAACACGATGTTCTCATTATCATAGATGAAATTCAGACTGGGATAGGGCGTACAGGGAAACCATTCGCATTCCAGCATTTCAATATTCAACCGGACATCATCACTTCTGCAAAAGGACTGGGAAATGGCCTGCCAATCGGGGCGATGATTGGGAAGGAAGCGCTGGCTGAGTTCTTTAACCCTGGCAGTCATGGATCCACTTTTGGAGGTAATCCCGTCAGTGTCTCGGCAGCCGAAGCCGTGTTAAAGGAAATTTTCCATTCAGGGTTTTTAAAAGAAACCGTTAAAAAGGCTGAATATCTTAAAAGCGAGTTGGCAAAAGCATTGAAGGGCATGGAAGAAGTGAAAGAGATTCGCGGTCTGGGAATGATGGTCGGAATTGAGTGTAAACAAGATGTTCAGGTGTTTTTAATGGAACTGCAAGAAGAGGGCTTACTTGTATTGAGTGCAGGTCCTAAAGTACTTCGTTTACTCCCATCCCTGACAGTTACCGAAGCGGAGATCGATAGGGCGATAAATAAAATTAAAAAAGTATTGGCAATAAAACAAACTGTCTAA